Sequence from the Strix uralensis isolate ZFMK-TIS-50842 chromosome 1, bStrUra1, whole genome shotgun sequence genome:
GAGAAAGTATGCCTTAACATGCTTAATTATCACAGCATCTTAGACTACTGGTGACTTAGGGACTGTACATGATCTACAACACTGACTACTGTCTCTCAAGCTGCATGCAAGATGACTGTGGAGTTAATATTGAATAACCTACGTTTTTCAAGTTATGTGTGGTGGGGGGCCAAGCAAGCTTCTTTGTAATGCACACTGAACGTCAATATTAGTTGTTGATGAAGAGAGAAATTCCCAGTTGTATCTGTCGTTATTGCCATTATGTGTATTGATGACTGGAGTCAAGTTTCTTTTGAAATCAGTTTCCTGTCTGTGAAGTAAAAACTTCATAGGTGTGCATAATAGCTAGTAGCTGACTCTATCATAGAAATAGAGCCAGCCACCAGCTTTGATAAACCCAACATGAACATATAAACAAACCAGAACAGTGGCAAGAAGACAGAGTTGAACTTCCAGTGGTTTCTTTGTGAGCTTAAAAAAGAAACGGAAGTGGATTTTCAGTAACTTCAGCTGTTCAAGTAATGCCATCGATATATAGTAACAGAACATacgcaattatttttttattaaagtattaacctttgttttctctttgttttgttttatgtagGTGTGAGGTTTTTCTCTTACTCCACCAGCATATTCAACCTGTTCACGATGCCCTACATCATGCTCAAAACTGGTATTGGATTTGAAAGTCTGATTATGCAAGCTGCCTTTTATGGGTTGATTGGGTTTTTTACATTTGTAACACCGGTTACTTTGCATGTCCTTACAAAAGGCTATGTGATTCGACTCTATTATAAAGATGAAATGGACACGTATACAGCCATTACGTACAATGCGATCTTGGCAGAAAAAGTGACTGTTTTCCATCAGAAAGATGTAAAGATTCCAGACATCACCAAGATGTTTACAACATTTTATGCCAAAACAAAATCAATGCTTGTTAATCCAACGCTCTTCCCAAATCCTCAGGATTATAACCATCTCATGGGCTATgacaaattctttaattttaacctcgaggaggaaaaggaagctggtgaaaagaaataatttgaagataACGAATGTCACCATCATTGTTCATGGTGCAGTGCTATATATGTGAAAGAATGTAAAATTCTATTACACTTTCTTAAGCATCAGATAGCTAGAGTTCCCCAAATGCATTTTGGAATGTAttaaaaaacctgcatttttttaaccttttaaacaACGTGAGGGTTTCTTCAGAGTTAATGACAcaaaatatagtaaaaaaaatgCTTAGATCTGTCTTGTGCTTGTTTGTTCTTGGCTTGGTTTTTATTGTTAACTATCCAGGAGAACTCAAATGCATGGGCTGTGCAGCAATCTCACCATCTCCATTTCAAAAGGAATCattcataaaagaaaaatcatcgGTACTCATTAGTTAAGCTTTTAAACCTTACAGATTAATTGTACTCAATCCAAAAAGATTGGGCTTTTTCATCAGTGCTGCTGGTGGTATGAAGGGAGCGGAGATGGCTTTCACTTCCCTTTGTGAGAGCAACGGTAGCCAGGAGGAGTCTTCAGAAAGCAGACAGGTATTGTTGCTAGTTCCTGCTACAGCCTCCTAGAGGCCTGCAGGCCTCTGGAGAAGATAGGGAGAATGGCTGCGTCCCAGTAACTAGCTACTCACAGCTACTAAATGGGTTCTTAAGCTAGAGTCCCCCTTGGAGCAACTCTGTCCCCAGAGGTGGAAAGCAAGAAGCCTCTTTTTTCTTGGGTAGGGAGAAGCACCTTAGCATGTGTGCTTGTGAATATCTCATTGAAAACAGGTGCTGTATTTGAACCAACTTAAAGAAAATACTAGCAGCTAGTGGTTAAAATGTATTCTGTCAGCATTTATGTAAAGTGAGGAAGCAAAAGGGAATTTCCTGTAGAGTACTGTTTAGACCTTGTGCCTTTAAAAAATATACCTCTTGATTTTTAGCAGTTCAGAGGAAGCCACCTTAAGCTCAAGTAAAATGAGGATTAGATCTTTCTGTGTGATTAGACTGGTTAGTTCTGCACTCTGAGTATGCAGAAATTGGATTTAAATAGTTTTAGCCCAAGGAGAGGTTTGTCATGTAAACTGACAGATAATTGTTTTCAAAAATGAAGGGCCTAAATATTTTGAGGCttaaaaaattactgaattaaaaaaaaattaaaattaatccttttGTATTAGCAGTGCCCTTTGTAATGAGTAAATCTGATGCTTGCTACTAATTAAGTCATCCTGATACtgcaaataaagagaaaataattacagcTGCCTTTCCAGATGTTTCCTAAGTTCTAGctgaaaaattttatttaaaagtctaAATGTCTTCCAAGACTATTATTTCAGTTTCCTGTCATAGGATGACACTAGaccatattaaaattttaaatgttgtttttctgaCTGTTGAAACTGCTCTCAATGTTCTTGCTGAGTAATTAAAAAGCAGATCATCCCATCCAGATATTTTTGAGGCAATTCTTTTGTGTTGGTACAGCTATAGCTTTAAAAACCTGATCTAGCCCCATTAAGCCAGTATCACTCCGCAGGTAAcaatagtataaaaaaaaatccataaatgaTATTGAAGACTTGAGGCCAGTAACAAGCAATTCCAATCACTTGGTTTTACTACTTGTCCTTattgaaattatgttttataccttattaaaaataatctttccatTCTTTCCATGTCTGATGTGATTGCTGTTTTTGTGCTTGTGGATAAAGTTAACTTCATCTTTAAATGCCAAATACAGGGAGAACAGGAAATGGAGTTTGCAAGAGAAGGTAAAGCCCTGGAATTATATTTATGTACCCCTTGAGCAATATTAAAatcctcagccttttcttctgacTGCAGAAAATTTTCACTGTTTGAGAAATTTGAGATTTGGCCAATTCAGATTTAAGCAGCAATAGTAAGAGATTTCCATCCTAGTGGCTAAGTTTCTCAGAAAAAAGTGTGGAAGTTAaacattatttcttctctctgtcttctCGTGGTGAAATGCAAGTTAAGCTAGTAGGTTGCTTTATGACACatagatgatttaaaaaaaaaaaaaattaaaaatccagatTTCTACCAGAATATAGATGGTTTTGGCTGTGATGTAATCTCAAAAAGTATTTTATACTTCCAATATGCAACTTGAAACTAATGATAATTCCATAGTTTTCTTTTAATAGTACTTTTATACTAAAGAAAGGGAAGACCAAACTTACTAGTGATGCACAATATTCTACCTGCTTCTACCTTGTTTGCTGCTAACTTGACAAACTCAGTTTGGGAAGCAACCAAGTTGTAAATCTTAAAATGATAATACTTGTCATGGTTGCCAAATAAGTATGGCTTTGCCCCCATCCCTGTCAGGGTTTCCACCTCTGCATGTCCTTGAGTATAATCCCAGGATTCTCAGATTTGGCTTTTTTGCAGTATTTACTTACAGTGTGTacttagaatcatggaatcatttaggctggaaaagacccttaagatcatcgagtccaactgcagacctaacactgccaagtccaccactaaaccatgtccctatgtcttttaaataccccccagggatggtgactcagccacttccctgggcagcctgtttcagtgctcgacaaccctttcagtgatgAAATTTTTCCTAAGATCCAATCTAAACCTcacctggtgcaacttgagtctgttccctctcgtcctatcatCACTTggtacttgggaaaagagactgacacccacctcactacaacctcctttcaggtagttgtagagagtgacaaggtctcccctgagccttcttttctccaggctaaacaaccccggttccttcagctgcttctcacaggacttgtgctctagacccttcaccagcttcattgctctttgGACAGGCTCCAGCAcctcttgcagtgaggggcccaaaactgaacacagtattcaagtaTACTTGCACATATGTGACTGATTTAGATCCCTGCAACTTGTTAAGAGCAGCAGAGACTAGTATTCAAACAACTGTAGTTTGTTCTTCACATAAGAAACAAACTAAAGGAATGGAAATGTAATCTAAAAAGACTTCTAgatgcttttctcttttattttggtttctgaaCAGTCTGTCTTGATACAGGTACTCCACAGTGCACTACATGCATTTCCAGGTGGGAGTCTCTGAAATGCTTGGTGTCCTTCTAAGCTAGGAAATACACATAAACCAAAACAGGCCTTCCTGTCTACTAACAAATCCTGCAAGAGAATTGACTGTAGTGTGAGTGTCAAGAAACAGGTTAATTATTAAGTAATGCTCAAAGCCTGTTTATGCTTTAACTTAAAGCTCCACATCCTTCTCAATCCTATTAATTTTGTGAACTATTTTCTtcaagtttgtttttcttcagttttatacACTTGGTGAAAAACTGTTCTAATTGCCAAAGTATTACTACCTGCTAACGTTTTCATCCCTGGAAGTTCCTGATGTTTCTTTGGGTGTAGGTGACTTGTGTTCGACATGGAGGAAACAATTTATAAAA
This genomic interval carries:
- the TMEM70 gene encoding transmembrane protein 70, mitochondrial isoform X2, whose translation is MSPCKAVTSFQGVTLRSLCTSSPHEHPEHGRLVYKGNLAKAVLGVRFFSYSTSIFNLFTMPYIMLKTGIGFESLIMQAAFYGLIGFFTFVTPVTLHVLTKGYVIRLYYKDEMDTYTAITYNAILAEKVTVFHQKDVKIPDITKMFTTFYAKTKSMLVNPTLFPNPQDYNHLMGYDKFFNFNLEEEKEAGEKK
- the TMEM70 gene encoding transmembrane protein 70, mitochondrial isoform X1, with translation MLLLRAAGCRRAAAPAAAPAAAWLRGAAHRGFPAACRRRAALPAAAAAQQVTSFQGVTLRSLCTSSPHEHPEHGRLVYKGNLAKAVLGVRFFSYSTSIFNLFTMPYIMLKTGIGFESLIMQAAFYGLIGFFTFVTPVTLHVLTKGYVIRLYYKDEMDTYTAITYNAILAEKVTVFHQKDVKIPDITKMFTTFYAKTKSMLVNPTLFPNPQDYNHLMGYDKFFNFNLEEEKEAGEKK